The Desulfonatronovibrio magnus genome has a segment encoding these proteins:
- a CDS encoding pyridoxal phosphate-dependent aminotransferase, which yields MSIVTKQISQYMEKASWIRKMFEAGSQLKQEHGAENVFDFSLGNPDLPPPAEIKTALEDIAAHVDKPFSLGYMPNAGLPPAREALARYLTEEQKVSLSAGDVIIVNGAAGGINALFRAVLEPGDQVVCPAPFFVEYGFYAENFQGKLIPAQCKPGTFELDLAALDQAIGPETRAVLINSPNNPSGRVYTEQELLDLVSIINSKNAQTRHPILLLSDEPYRFLTFDGIEVPSIMAMYEHSIVVSSFSKSLSMAGERVGFLCVHPDMPGKEELLAAVTLTNRILGFVNAPVIGQLLVQKALGASVDTKVYQKRRQAMAEVLDKAGIKYSMPGGGFYFFPEAPGGDDQAFTRKLFEHNVLAVPGTGFGYPGYIRLTFCVSEDVIRRSEAAFLKAVQ from the coding sequence ATGTCAATAGTTACTAAACAGATCAGTCAGTATATGGAAAAGGCATCCTGGATCAGAAAAATGTTTGAAGCAGGCAGTCAACTCAAACAGGAGCACGGAGCTGAAAATGTTTTCGATTTCAGTCTGGGTAATCCTGACCTGCCTCCTCCTGCTGAAATCAAAACCGCTCTTGAAGACATTGCTGCCCATGTAGATAAGCCTTTCAGTCTGGGCTACATGCCCAACGCAGGCCTGCCCCCCGCTCGTGAAGCACTGGCCAGGTATCTGACTGAGGAACAAAAAGTCAGCCTGAGTGCCGGAGATGTCATCATAGTTAATGGAGCGGCCGGTGGAATAAATGCCCTTTTCAGAGCAGTCCTTGAACCAGGAGATCAAGTAGTATGTCCAGCTCCTTTTTTTGTGGAATATGGATTTTACGCAGAAAATTTTCAGGGAAAACTTATTCCTGCCCAATGCAAGCCCGGCACATTTGAACTTGACCTGGCTGCTTTGGACCAGGCTATTGGACCAGAAACCAGGGCTGTACTCATCAATTCTCCCAACAACCCCTCAGGCAGGGTTTACACAGAGCAGGAACTATTGGATCTGGTAAGTATCATTAACAGCAAAAACGCCCAGACCCGGCACCCTATTCTGCTGCTGTCCGATGAACCTTACCGCTTCCTGACTTTTGACGGCATTGAAGTCCCATCCATCATGGCTATGTACGAGCACAGCATTGTAGTAAGTTCTTTTTCCAAAAGCCTGTCCATGGCAGGTGAAAGGGTCGGCTTTTTATGCGTCCATCCTGATATGCCGGGCAAAGAAGAACTTCTTGCGGCAGTTACCTTGACCAATCGCATTCTGGGTTTTGTTAATGCCCCGGTAATCGGCCAGTTACTCGTCCAAAAAGCTCTTGGTGCCAGTGTCGACACAAAGGTTTACCAGAAGAGACGACAGGCCATGGCAGAAGTTCTGGACAAGGCAGGAATAAAATATTCCATGCCAGGCGGAGGATTTTATTTCTTTCCTGAGGCTCCGGGAGGTGACGATCAGGCCTTCACCAGGAAACTTTTTGAGCACAACGTCCTGGCAGTGCCAGGAACGGGCTTTGGCTATCCAGGCTATATTAGACTGACATTTTGCGTATCTGAGGATGTCATTAGACGCTCAGAAGCCGCTTTTTTGAAGGCTGTCCAATAG
- the rpsP gene encoding 30S ribosomal protein S16 produces MALKIRLTRMGSKKKPFYRVVALDSATRRDGRALEYLGYYNPMKEPAEVNIDMERVQVWIDQGAKPSNTVKSLLKKAAA; encoded by the coding sequence ATGGCACTTAAAATCAGACTTACAAGAATGGGCTCCAAAAAGAAGCCCTTTTACAGAGTTGTGGCCCTGGACAGCGCTACAAGGAGAGATGGCCGGGCATTGGAATATCTTGGATATTACAATCCCATGAAAGAGCCTGCAGAAGTAAACATTGATATGGAAAGGGTACAGGTCTGGATTGATCAGGGTGCGAAACCCAGCAATACAGTTAAGTCTCTTTTAAAAAAAGCAGCAGCCTGA
- a CDS encoding lipopolysaccharide kinase InaA family protein — MQTACKAHLLKGRNWEVYKPNKTKVSLMHYIRKALKESDKNLLGNELSSGREGHSLKVITYNNQKFFLKIFDLSSKLAWNRRIEFSVKELLQSRAKKSFYGALKLEKAGIPTAEPVGYCTFGIWPWKKKGIAICEYLANDGNVQDYLKVCKTNQPVLLSKMAHLAKKLHDHGLRHTDIVEHNFLVKRNCHEMLEIFLVDTDKVHCARVSKFVPFIKQYLDLRCLMRLKYTKPETEWFLREYFGSDYRTIWLHLLFFLRNGGFCIKRRLKIKKTSKLKLG; from the coding sequence ATGCAGACAGCTTGCAAGGCTCACTTGCTAAAAGGGCGAAACTGGGAAGTATACAAGCCTAACAAAACCAAAGTATCTTTAATGCACTACATAAGAAAGGCACTTAAAGAAAGCGACAAAAATTTGTTGGGTAATGAACTATCCTCTGGCAGAGAAGGGCACTCGTTAAAGGTAATAACCTATAATAATCAAAAATTTTTTCTTAAAATTTTTGATTTAAGCAGTAAGTTAGCATGGAATAGGCGAATTGAGTTTTCTGTGAAAGAATTGTTGCAAAGTCGAGCGAAAAAAAGTTTCTACGGAGCCTTGAAATTAGAAAAAGCTGGAATTCCAACAGCGGAACCTGTCGGATACTGTACTTTCGGTATCTGGCCATGGAAAAAAAAAGGCATAGCAATTTGTGAGTACCTTGCGAACGATGGAAACGTTCAAGACTATCTTAAAGTTTGCAAAACGAATCAACCCGTACTTCTTTCAAAAATGGCCCATCTTGCCAAAAAATTACATGATCATGGATTGCGCCATACCGACATCGTAGAGCATAATTTTTTGGTAAAAAGAAATTGTCACGAAATGCTTGAAATTTTTTTAGTAGATACTGACAAGGTTCACTGTGCGAGAGTTTCTAAGTTTGTCCCTTTTATCAAGCAATATTTAGATCTACGATGCCTTATGCGCCTAAAATATACAAAGCCAGAGACAGAATGGTTTTTAAGAGAATACTTTGGTTCGGATTACAGAACAATTTGGTTACATTTGTTGTTTTTTTTACGAAACGGCGGTTTTTGTATAAAAAGAAGGCTCAAGATAAAAAAAACTAGCAAGCTCAAGCTCGGGTAA
- the ffh gene encoding signal recognition particle protein encodes MFDSLSDRLNSVFKKLRGQGRLDEKSIQEGMRQVRLALLEADVNYKVVRDFTEKIRERAMGQDVLKSLTPGQQVIKIVNDELVELLGGDQEGLDLKTRPPVIIMLVGLQGSGKTTSTAKLALYLRRLNYSPYLVPADVYRPAAIDQLTRLGQELDMPVHPSQSHDNPVDICAQAIEVAHQKAHTAVLLDTAGRLHVDQKLMNELVMIKEKCSPHELLFVADAMTGQDAVNVAQKFNELLDVTGIILTKMEGDARGGAALSIKSVTNKPIKFIGTGEKLSDLELFHPDRVASRILGMGDIMTLIEKAQSDIGEDEAKDMQEKLQKAQFNLDDFRKQMRRLKKMGSIEGLLKMIPGMGKIKDKIKDLKVPEKEMVRLEAIINSMTPAERKNPKLFNASRKKRIAAGSGTTVQDVNQLLKNFEQMQKMMQKMVKQGGGGSAAPSMPGMPGMPSMPGLTGTGGGKSATKPKPKPRRKKVKRNKKKK; translated from the coding sequence ATGTTCGACAGTTTATCCGACAGACTGAATTCTGTTTTTAAAAAATTAAGGGGCCAGGGCCGTCTGGATGAAAAAAGCATCCAGGAGGGAATGCGCCAGGTGCGTCTGGCCTTGCTTGAGGCTGATGTTAATTATAAGGTTGTCAGGGACTTCACTGAAAAAATACGTGAACGGGCCATGGGACAGGATGTCCTCAAAAGCCTGACCCCTGGTCAGCAGGTCATTAAAATAGTTAACGATGAGCTGGTGGAGCTTCTTGGAGGAGATCAGGAAGGTCTTGATCTCAAAACCAGGCCTCCGGTCATTATTATGCTTGTGGGCTTGCAGGGATCTGGAAAAACTACATCTACAGCCAAGCTCGCACTTTACCTGCGCCGCCTTAACTACTCTCCCTACCTGGTACCCGCTGACGTCTACAGACCGGCCGCTATCGACCAGCTTACCCGTTTAGGCCAGGAACTGGACATGCCTGTGCATCCATCACAGTCTCATGACAATCCGGTGGATATTTGTGCTCAGGCTATAGAAGTCGCCCACCAGAAGGCTCACACTGCCGTACTTCTTGACACAGCAGGGCGTTTGCATGTTGATCAAAAGCTTATGAATGAGCTTGTCATGATCAAGGAAAAGTGTTCGCCCCATGAACTGCTTTTTGTAGCAGATGCTATGACCGGACAGGATGCAGTCAATGTAGCCCAGAAATTTAACGAATTACTTGATGTCACCGGCATAATCCTTACCAAAATGGAAGGTGATGCCCGGGGAGGAGCAGCACTTTCCATAAAGTCCGTCACCAATAAGCCCATCAAGTTTATTGGTACAGGCGAAAAACTGAGCGATCTCGAGCTTTTCCATCCTGACCGGGTTGCCTCCCGCATACTGGGTATGGGCGACATCATGACCCTGATTGAAAAGGCCCAGTCAGACATTGGCGAGGATGAAGCCAAAGATATGCAGGAAAAGCTGCAAAAGGCCCAGTTTAATCTTGACGACTTTCGCAAGCAGATGCGCAGACTTAAAAAAATGGGATCCATTGAAGGTCTGTTAAAGATGATACCCGGCATGGGTAAAATCAAGGACAAGATTAAGGACCTGAAAGTACCTGAAAAAGAAATGGTTCGCCTGGAAGCCATTATCAATTCCATGACACCTGCAGAAAGAAAAAATCCCAAACTTTTCAATGCGTCCCGCAAGAAACGAATTGCTGCCGGTAGCGGAACAACTGTTCAGGACGTAAATCAGCTTTTGAAAAACTTTGAGCAGATGCAGAAAATGATGCAGAAAATGGTTAAACAGGGCGGAGGAGGTTCTGCGGCACCCTCCATGCCTGGAATGCCTGGAATGCCTTCCATGCCAGGCCTGACAGGTACTGGTGGCGGAAAGTCAGCCACAAAACCCAAACCAAAGCCCAGACGAAAAAAAGTCAAACGTAACAAAAAGAAAAAGTAA
- the larB gene encoding nickel pincer cofactor biosynthesis protein LarB, translated as MLKHELFELLSQVSNGDISTEQALARIGHLPFIQADHGLNLDPHRGIRTGISEVVFGPGKSLEQLYSAVEILAARQTPVMVTKLDEPKGCALAEKFPEGKFWKVPGIFVLNGNTDLDFPWQEYGEALIVSAGGADLPVALEALAACQFFGVDAGFISDVGVAGLHRLLPHLDSLYKARVIIAVAGMEGALPSVLGGLCDTPVVAVPTSVGYGTSLSGITPLLAMLTSCAPGIAVVNIDNGFGAACFAVKMLRKSQGADAGG; from the coding sequence ATGTTGAAACATGAATTGTTTGAATTGTTGAGTCAGGTTTCCAATGGCGACATATCCACTGAACAGGCTCTTGCCCGAATTGGGCATCTCCCTTTTATCCAGGCAGACCATGGTTTGAACCTTGACCCTCATAGAGGGATTAGAACTGGTATTTCAGAGGTTGTGTTCGGACCAGGAAAAAGTCTTGAACAACTTTATTCTGCAGTTGAAATTCTGGCTGCCCGACAGACCCCGGTCATGGTCACCAAATTAGATGAACCCAAAGGCTGCGCTTTGGCAGAAAAGTTTCCAGAAGGGAAATTCTGGAAAGTACCAGGCATATTTGTACTGAATGGTAACACAGATTTAGACTTTCCCTGGCAGGAATATGGCGAGGCTCTTATTGTTTCAGCTGGAGGGGCAGACCTGCCAGTAGCCCTCGAAGCCCTGGCTGCCTGCCAGTTTTTTGGGGTTGATGCCGGATTTATCTCTGATGTAGGCGTGGCAGGTCTGCATCGTCTGCTTCCCCATCTTGACAGTTTATATAAGGCCAGAGTCATAATTGCAGTAGCAGGCATGGAAGGAGCCCTGCCTTCAGTATTGGGAGGGCTTTGCGATACACCTGTGGTTGCGGTTCCTACTTCTGTGGGCTATGGAACAAGCTTAAGCGGTATAACTCCTTTGCTGGCCATGCTAACTTCATGCGCTCCAGGTATTGCTGTGGTTAATATTGATAATGGTTTTGGTGCGGCATGTTTTGCAGTCAAGATGCTCAGAAAATCACAAGGTGCTGATGCCGGAGGGTGA
- a CDS encoding glycosyltransferase family 2 protein, which yields MPEYTPISVIIPCFNEENNLHDCLESVKWADEIIIVDSFSTDKSLDIAGRYTDRILRRAYKNHADQLNWAIPQAKFDWVMVVDCDERIPPELIREIRALNLSQSNVDGYRIVRSNHLFGKKMRYSGWGRDSVLRLFRKDKGRKKIKRVHSDFQVPKEAPLKGEILHYPMPSMEIWLEKINRYTTWKALDKMEKPGISPVIHLFTRPPLRFFKDSILRLGILDGWRGILVAAMSAFAEMVMSAKMITLDQVLNKRSKR from the coding sequence ATGCCTGAATATACTCCCATAAGCGTTATAATTCCTTGTTTTAATGAGGAAAACAATCTGCATGACTGTTTAGAAAGCGTAAAATGGGCTGATGAAATTATTATAGTTGATTCTTTCAGCACTGACAAAAGCTTAGACATTGCCGGCAGGTATACGGACAGAATTTTAAGGCGAGCTTATAAAAACCACGCTGATCAGCTTAACTGGGCAATCCCCCAGGCAAAATTCGACTGGGTTATGGTGGTGGACTGCGATGAACGTATTCCTCCTGAGCTTATCAGGGAAATTCGTGCCCTTAATCTCAGCCAGAGTAATGTGGACGGCTATCGCATAGTTAGGTCTAATCATTTGTTTGGAAAAAAAATGCGCTACTCAGGGTGGGGCAGGGACAGTGTACTTCGACTATTTCGTAAAGATAAGGGTAGAAAAAAAATCAAAAGAGTTCACTCTGACTTTCAGGTGCCGAAAGAAGCACCCTTAAAAGGGGAAATACTTCACTACCCCATGCCTTCCATGGAAATCTGGTTGGAAAAAATAAACCGCTACACCACATGGAAAGCCTTGGATAAAATGGAAAAACCAGGTATTTCCCCTGTGATTCATCTCTTTACCCGTCCTCCACTTCGTTTTTTTAAGGACAGCATTCTGCGACTCGGCATTCTGGATGGATGGCGCGGTATTCTTGTAGCTGCCATGTCCGCTTTTGCTGAAATGGTTATGTCTGCCAAAATGATAACGCTGGATCAAGTACTTAACAAAAGGAGTAAAAGGTGA
- a CDS encoding glycosyltransferase codes for MVTRTSHITEIDMMCRMRAQGQDVHALIESACTHADLLSQAGVPYHNLDLSSRLDIKGILFLRKLIRKEKFQVVHGFSNRPISNLVWASLNLPHVLVAYRGAIGHVRRWDPDCWLKWLHPRLDRISCVSEAVRQDLKNSGVRPDKLVTIYKGHNFSWYDDLARINIHKEFKIPAQAVIVGCAANMRRIKGVDVLIESLYHLPEHIHLLLMGEVRDPLLIRLSKDPRLTRRIHFAGFRKDAPSLLGSCCIAVAPSRGREGLTKSIIEPMAQGVPVVVTAAGGLPEMVEHGKSGFVVPMEDPAAMAQAIKQLTCNPEKRKFMGQNARKYVRSRFSINQTVNQTLEMYHQACTQKGILS; via the coding sequence ATGGTCACCAGGACCAGTCATATCACTGAAATAGATATGATGTGCAGAATGCGTGCGCAAGGTCAGGATGTCCACGCCCTTATTGAATCAGCCTGCACTCATGCTGACCTCCTCAGTCAGGCTGGTGTACCTTATCATAACCTTGATTTATCATCCCGGCTGGATATAAAAGGCATACTTTTTTTACGCAAGCTGATCAGGAAAGAAAAATTTCAGGTGGTGCACGGCTTTTCAAACAGGCCCATCAGTAACCTGGTCTGGGCCAGTCTGAACCTGCCTCATGTCCTTGTAGCCTACAGGGGGGCCATTGGTCATGTTCGGCGCTGGGACCCTGACTGCTGGCTGAAATGGCTTCACCCCAGGTTGGATCGCATCAGTTGCGTTTCTGAGGCAGTACGCCAGGATCTCAAAAATTCAGGTGTCCGGCCGGACAAGCTTGTAACCATTTACAAAGGGCACAATTTTTCCTGGTATGATGATCTTGCCCGGATAAATATCCACAAGGAATTCAAGATACCAGCCCAGGCTGTCATTGTTGGCTGTGCTGCCAATATGCGCCGGATCAAAGGGGTGGACGTACTCATTGAGTCCCTGTACCATCTTCCTGAACATATCCATTTGCTGCTCATGGGTGAAGTTCGTGATCCTTTGCTCATCAGGCTTTCAAAGGATCCTCGCTTAACCCGAAGAATTCACTTTGCAGGATTTCGCAAGGACGCTCCATCCCTTCTTGGCAGCTGCTGTATAGCAGTGGCACCTTCAAGAGGAAGAGAGGGTCTCACCAAGTCAATAATTGAACCCATGGCCCAGGGAGTTCCTGTTGTGGTCACTGCAGCTGGAGGTCTGCCGGAAATGGTAGAGCACGGAAAAAGCGGATTTGTTGTACCCATGGAAGATCCAGCAGCCATGGCTCAAGCCATTAAGCAACTGACCTGCAATCCTGAAAAACGAAAATTTATGGGCCAAAATGCCAGGAAGTATGTTCGCTCCAGATTCAGCATTAACCAGACTGTAAACCAAACCCTGGAAATGTATCACCAGGCATGCACCCAAAAAGGAATTTTGTCCTGA
- a CDS encoding sigma-54 dependent transcriptional regulator, protein MSAKSILFITRADLLSPVLSKLRDKGYELLMSESLAGAAKVLEQKSPPLVFSQAELPGYRAEDLLDHLKDCSIAPRVIVVAEHGSAEQAKAIMERGAADYWLAPLIWDKVKAVLSGESIKSAPLAREKARETSIIGSHPAMKRVLALARQVGPSKATILISGESGTGKEMFAKYLHANSPRSGNAFVAINCAALPEHLLESELFGHEKGSFTGAISRKIGKFELADGGTILLDEISEMDLSLQAKLLRVLQESEVDRVGGSETVKVDVRVLATTNRNIEDCVSKGEFRQDLFYRLNVIPLKLPALRERGDDVLLLAGHFVSSFCKQYGLGKMTFDQKAQQWLMDYDWPGNVRELQNLMERAVLLAGPDKIIGIRNFLLNDQDWMGHEEMETEQCSDPVQELDSPAPDSQAVQVELSDDDVIPISEMEKRMIIKGLERTGGNRTQASELLGISVRTLRNKLNEYKKEGLIL, encoded by the coding sequence ATGTCCGCTAAATCAATACTTTTTATAACCAGAGCCGACCTGCTCAGCCCGGTTTTATCCAAACTAAGGGATAAAGGTTACGAACTTTTAATGAGTGAATCCCTGGCCGGAGCTGCCAAGGTTCTGGAGCAGAAGTCACCGCCCCTTGTTTTTTCCCAGGCCGAATTGCCCGGGTATCGGGCCGAGGATCTGCTTGACCATTTAAAAGACTGCAGCATAGCGCCCAGAGTAATTGTTGTGGCTGAGCACGGCAGTGCGGAACAGGCTAAAGCAATTATGGAAAGAGGAGCAGCTGACTACTGGCTTGCACCTTTAATCTGGGATAAAGTCAAAGCAGTGCTTTCCGGTGAGTCAATAAAATCAGCTCCCCTTGCCAGAGAAAAAGCCCGGGAAACATCAATAATAGGCAGCCATCCGGCTATGAAAAGGGTCCTGGCTTTGGCAAGACAGGTGGGCCCATCTAAGGCAACAATTCTTATAAGCGGAGAATCAGGTACGGGCAAGGAAATGTTTGCCAAGTATCTGCACGCCAACAGTCCGAGATCCGGCAATGCCTTTGTGGCCATAAACTGCGCAGCCCTTCCGGAACATCTTTTGGAAAGTGAACTGTTTGGCCATGAAAAAGGCTCTTTTACCGGAGCCATCAGTCGCAAGATCGGCAAATTCGAACTGGCTGACGGAGGAACCATTCTTCTGGACGAAATTTCTGAAATGGATCTGTCCCTTCAGGCTAAACTTCTGCGAGTTCTCCAGGAAAGCGAAGTGGACAGGGTAGGTGGATCAGAGACTGTCAAGGTGGATGTGCGTGTTCTGGCTACCACCAATCGCAATATTGAAGACTGCGTTTCCAAAGGAGAGTTTCGCCAGGACCTGTTTTATCGTCTCAATGTGATTCCCCTCAAGTTGCCCGCACTTCGAGAGCGTGGAGATGATGTGCTGCTTCTTGCCGGTCATTTTGTTTCCAGTTTCTGCAAACAATATGGTCTGGGCAAAATGACCTTTGATCAAAAAGCTCAACAATGGCTTATGGACTATGACTGGCCGGGTAATGTCCGGGAACTGCAGAACCTTATGGAACGGGCAGTCTTGCTGGCCGGCCCTGACAAGATTATTGGCATTAGAAATTTTCTGCTCAATGACCAGGATTGGATGGGCCATGAAGAAATGGAAACTGAACAATGCTCTGATCCCGTCCAGGAGCTTGATTCTCCCGCGCCGGATTCCCAGGCCGTACAGGTAGAACTAAGTGACGATGATGTAATACCTATATCAGAAATGGAAAAGCGCATGATAATCAAGGGACTTGAGCGTACCGGCGGCAACAGGACTCAGGCTTCAGAGCTTCTCGGCATTTCAGTCAGAACCTTGCGCAACAAACTTAACGAGTATAAAAAAGAGGGCCTTATTCTTTGA
- a CDS encoding O-antigen ligase family protein, which yields MSKSILVWIDESFTRLFNPGNHNNNMAAKYIGVLGLVLFAIGLSLGKSLQLIGIAAMLTGIIMDSSRFFKIVRLSKLMWMVICFLVFIWLRTFYGILAETDIEAHRLIDGARKYSYLAIVPIFAYWIKGDEKIVTFFFLITIISSVAYLMLFSGLDFLNFTQGRGVDLNLPTLIIAYAMFLSLMLLWIFLFALKIPATLAQNYFNRLIFASLLGFSFFTIAIALITLEARASSAALLLCIIIFAPCLVFSHLKKAGIIKTGKSATVFFICCTMFFLLFSLSSFSMVKSHLSNNEKAFVHLKQRINDDYLAIKHIINRGDIQETPITSLGERIYMWAIAWELIKEKPFFGHGRGVVIKIPDAAGPAGTKRVTPHFHNTIVEALVAWGIVGSMLLFGLFIGILIQAHRVWRKDAMSLEMYLYIIGGALIIVASGMTHSLGVRQTTWTYTALWAGVALSFCMNNINRSQIRQTITRA from the coding sequence GTGAGTAAGAGTATTTTAGTTTGGATAGATGAATCTTTTACAAGACTATTTAACCCAGGTAATCATAACAATAATATGGCTGCCAAATATATCGGTGTGTTGGGCTTGGTATTGTTTGCGATAGGCCTATCTTTGGGTAAATCTCTTCAACTCATAGGTATAGCTGCAATGCTTACTGGAATCATTATGGACAGCAGTAGATTTTTTAAAATCGTCCGCCTCAGCAAACTAATGTGGATGGTTATCTGCTTTTTGGTTTTCATTTGGTTAAGGACATTTTATGGGATTTTAGCTGAGACAGATATTGAAGCACACCGATTAATCGATGGTGCCAGAAAATATTCATATTTAGCAATAGTTCCAATTTTTGCTTACTGGATAAAAGGAGATGAAAAAATTGTTACATTTTTTTTTCTTATTACCATAATATCTTCTGTAGCCTACCTTATGTTGTTTTCTGGTTTGGATTTTTTAAATTTTACACAAGGCAGGGGCGTCGACCTTAACCTACCCACCTTAATTATTGCCTATGCTATGTTTTTGAGCCTTATGCTTTTATGGATATTTTTATTCGCATTAAAAATACCTGCTACTCTTGCGCAAAACTACTTTAATAGATTAATTTTTGCTTCCCTGTTAGGGTTTTCTTTTTTTACAATAGCCATTGCTCTAATAACATTAGAAGCAAGGGCATCTTCAGCTGCTCTTCTACTTTGCATTATAATATTCGCTCCCTGCCTCGTTTTCAGTCACCTAAAAAAAGCAGGAATAATCAAGACTGGAAAGTCAGCTACTGTTTTTTTTATATGCTGTACTATGTTTTTTTTGCTATTTTCTCTATCATCCTTTTCAATGGTCAAATCCCACCTAAGCAACAATGAGAAAGCATTTGTCCACCTTAAGCAGAGGATCAACGATGACTATTTAGCAATAAAGCATATAATAAATCGAGGCGACATACAAGAAACCCCAATTACAAGCTTGGGAGAAAGAATTTATATGTGGGCAATAGCATGGGAGCTTATCAAGGAAAAGCCATTTTTTGGACACGGAAGGGGGGTAGTCATAAAAATTCCCGATGCTGCAGGTCCAGCTGGAACAAAAAGGGTCACACCTCATTTCCATAATACAATAGTAGAAGCTCTTGTTGCTTGGGGTATCGTAGGCTCAATGTTGCTGTTCGGGCTCTTCATTGGAATACTCATCCAAGCCCATAGAGTATGGAGAAAAGATGCTATGAGTTTAGAAATGTATCTCTATATTATTGGAGGAGCTCTTATTATTGTGGCTTCTGGAATGACTCACTCTTTAGGGGTCAGACAAACCACATGGACATACACCGCTTTATGGGCTGGAGTGGCACTCTCATTTTGCATGAATAACATAAACAGATCTCAAATAAGGCAGACAATTACCCGAGCTTGA
- a CDS encoding KH domain-containing protein: MMKELIEYIAKSLVDNPDEVSVSEIEGEQTSVIELKVAKEDLGKVIGKQGRTARAMRTILGAASTKAKKRAVLEIIE, translated from the coding sequence ATTATGAAGGAACTGATCGAATACATTGCCAAATCATTGGTTGACAACCCTGATGAAGTATCGGTTTCCGAAATCGAAGGGGAACAGACATCAGTCATTGAACTCAAAGTTGCCAAAGAAGATCTGGGCAAGGTTATCGGCAAGCAGGGACGCACAGCCAGGGCAATGCGGACCATTCTCGGTGCTGCCTCAACTAAGGCCAAAAAGAGGGCTGTTCTGGAAATTATTGAATAA
- a CDS encoding lysophospholipid acyltransferase family protein, with product MSAKKKKFSKKMKRMACLPASWILMLCAVLIRRLTRERTISLSSSIGNFVYDHLRIRRSMVLSNLKNTFPEKTNLEIEHIARESYHSQVLNLLEMLRIPLIKDARNAREFVSLKACDSFHEVLRNNQGAVVVSGHYCSWEIIGVCTGLLLKPMNFVVKPIKNRYLDKYISSLRTFHGNRVIPKDKALRQGMKALKNGEILVILADQSQRKVDQYIEFLRRRSSVFLGPAFLALKAGVPLFVELSRRNSHGHYELEIIEVQTSDLQCVKEDILELVKRYHKVMEDFILHYPGEWLWMHNRWKRSNQLPLKDF from the coding sequence GTGAGTGCAAAAAAAAAGAAATTTTCCAAAAAAATGAAGAGGATGGCTTGTCTTCCTGCATCATGGATCCTGATGCTGTGCGCTGTTCTAATCAGACGTCTGACCAGGGAAAGGACAATCAGCTTAAGCTCTTCCATTGGCAATTTTGTTTATGATCATCTGCGCATCCGCCGATCAATGGTTCTAAGTAACCTCAAGAATACTTTTCCTGAAAAAACAAACTTGGAAATTGAGCATATTGCCCGGGAATCATATCATTCACAGGTACTTAACCTCTTAGAGATGCTGCGCATTCCCTTGATAAAAGATGCCCGGAATGCCCGTGAATTCGTAAGCCTTAAAGCCTGTGACTCATTCCATGAAGTACTGCGTAATAATCAGGGTGCAGTGGTGGTATCAGGGCATTACTGCAGTTGGGAGATCATTGGGGTATGTACAGGTCTTCTGCTCAAGCCCATGAACTTCGTGGTTAAGCCTATAAAAAACAGATATCTCGACAAATATATAAGCAGCTTAAGAACTTTTCACGGCAACAGGGTAATTCCCAAAGACAAGGCTTTGAGGCAGGGCATGAAAGCCTTGAAAAACGGTGAGATTCTTGTAATCCTGGCTGATCAGTCTCAGAGAAAAGTGGATCAATATATTGAGTTTCTAAGGCGCAGATCGTCTGTTTTTCTTGGGCCTGCATTTCTGGCCCTTAAGGCTGGTGTACCTTTGTTTGTAGAGCTGTCAAGGAGGAACAGTCATGGTCATTATGAGCTGGAAATTATTGAAGTGCAAACTTCTGACCTGCAATGTGTTAAGGAAGATATTTTAGAACTGGTAAAACGATATCACAAGGTTATGGAAGACTTTATTTTGCATTACCCCGGGGAGTGGCTTTGGATGCATAACCGCTGGAAAAGGTCTAACCAGTTACCTTTGAAGGACTTTTGA